The segment tttccataaaatcatctctcaatgcaaatcaaacaagCTATTAGGcaaaccgacataaaaccatgccaatctctaggtatggtgaagggaatgtgatgatgtggggctattttaattccaaaggccaagggaactttatcaggatgcgtagtatcctggatccatgaaataactggcctttaaaaataaaaatctgcatgCCACTATgtgaatttaacataggggtgtactgacttttgttgccagcggtttagacattaatggctgtgtgttgagtaattttgaggggacagcacagttacactgttatacaagctgtacacttaatactttacatagTAGCAAGGTGtgtcttcagtgttgtcccattaaaagatttactaaaatgtgaggggtgtactcacttttgtgagatactgtgtgtttgtgtgtttgtatgtatgtatgtatgtatatgtgtgtgtgtctgtgtatatactgtgtatatacagaatatatatttttacatgttcaaaataaatttcaaacaaaaaacTCTTGCAAGTCAAAGTGGCTGTAATTTAAGACTCTTATGTCTCCTTTTGGTTTTAGGGATCTGCGCGCAGGAAGAAGAAGGTGGTACACAGAACTGCAACAGCTGATGACAAAAAGCTTCAGAGTTCACTTAAGAAGTTGGCTGTCAACAATATTGCAGGGATTGAGGAGGTAAATTGGTATGGCTCTTACCTTTTTTACTTTAATGTGATGCGTTCTTACTTGGCAGTGTAGAGCAGACTGCTTTCAGGTGTGCTGAATTTACTCAGCATAGAGTAACTTCTCAGATCATCACGACACCAGAGCATTTAGCCATAACTGTAAAAACTGCGTGGTCTTCTCTCTGCTCAGGTTAACATGATCAAGGATGACGGGACTGTGATCCACTTCAACAACCCCAAAGTTCAGGCCTCTCTGTCCGCTAACACCTTCGCCATCACGGGCCACGCCGAGACCAAGCAGCTGACAGAGATGCTTCCCGGCATCCTCAGTCAGCTGGGAGCAGACAGCCTCAGCAGCCTGCGCAAACTGGCAGAACAGTTCCCTCGGCAAGGTGGGTGTGCCAGGACCTCTTGCCCCGTTTTTTCActgtgctgcgttccggctGCGCCGCGGTTTTGTTACTTCTTCCGCCACACGCCATAGCACACACCGCGAGTGCCTCGGAAGCAGAGCGTCTCGACGATTTTATTGTCTTCTCTACGAGTACTTGAAAGAACAATTAAGTGTTTTATTAGCTATTATCTACCTTACACTTTAAGAACTCCTGCAATTAAACTCCacgccttctcttttctggcgttGTCCTTTACAAAAAAGATTTGTGATGTCggttatgtttttccacctacGAAATGAATCTCTTGTCGTccatggtgttgtagaggagacatatATACGATTTTGGGGggtgtcttttggtaaattgactggattcTCTCGCTATCCCACTGCCTGCCTGGCCTGTTGAACGGCTGGCtcgcgtgaaaatagacctgccGCCTATCCTGAGCAGAGAGCCGCTTCGGGGTCGCGCCgcggctggtggaatatcaaacATTGACTCGAATGGCCGCGATTGCTCGCGGGGGTCGCCTCCGAAACGCAGCGCAGACGCGCACGGTGGAAAATAAGGGTTAGACTTCACACAATCACTGTAAAAAAGGAGGGTAATTTAGTTAAGATTAGTCACGCATCTCTACCTGACACCACAGTTAGATTACAATTTCATTCCTAGGAAAGTTCTTACAACACCTCCTCTGGGATTTAGGATGATAAGGGTGGTGTATGTTTACATACTTGTCATCTCTATTGCAGCTTGACTATAACAAGTGTTATGTTAACAACATGTGATGGAATAATTTGGTCTGAAGCCATTTATGGATAGAAAAATCCAATACAAGTCaagatcagctgtttctccaggAGAAGATAGGTGCAGGCTTTGTGGACAGGTTAAGGACTGATAGAAATGTGTAGTAACCAGCCAGTGACCAACCATTAGTTATTGTGCTGCCCGTTGGCTCAGATAACATGGAAATCCCTCCTCCGTTGCTCTTTGGTCTTCCTAAAGTTTCTCCCTTTTTCCATTAAAGTTTTTATTTCAGCCACAAGCACATTCGTTCCTACTGAAGATATaaagtaaatgttaaaaaacaggTCACAATTATATAGTTTCTTCTTTTAAGGGCAAAACAATGTCCTAAAACAGCAagatactattttttttttttttttttagtaaactttACTCAAACAAGAGTAAGTAGtgtatttgttggggactattttcagcggtGGATTACATTCAGTGCTCCAATGAATATTTACAGCATCGGGACTCAAAGTAAACCACAGGAACCATGTTTGTGATAACGAGgcaacatgtcacccagtgtaAAGGTGTGGCTCTAACAACGGAGGTCTGTGGCACAGAGGAAAAAGATACATCAGGCTTTGGTCTCACAGAAAATGTTTGTTAGTAGGAGGAATGCattttgttttgctcttttcatggaatttttttaacaataagaaaaatataaaatatctcCAGACTCTTTCTTTAAGAAAATCTGGTGACAATCATTCAATAGCCAAAGCTATAGCtataatatgtttgttttttatctgtACATTTCACCTCAGCTCTCGACAGCAAGGCTCCAAAGGCAGAGGACATTGAGGAAGAGGATGATGATGTTCCAGGTATGCAACATTAGATGTATAAAAGTCAAGACagttaaatagtttttttttttttgtgtatctACACATATTGAAACTAATTCTCATAATTGCTAAGTCTATTATTTAGTCTGAGAAAGAAAGATTCCCTCTGTAAAAGTGGAATATTGTCTACTGCAAAAAAGTAGTAGGGTAAAACCTCTTATCGTGCAAAGTAGTTTTCTTTTGAGTGTAATATTTcacattgtgttgttgttttgcagATCTGGTGGAGAACTTTGATGAAGCATCAAAGAACGAGGCAAACTGACGCACGTGAAGCTCACGTGCACTCGGGCTGGACTGCAATGAAGCGAGAAACcttctgctgtgtttttttaagtCTAGTCATCCAGACATATCAGACACTATCCCCAAAAACCAGAGACTTTTCTATTTTACGATGGCCCACAGATGTCCGAGTCAGACTGGCTTGTGcacttgaaaagaaaaaaaaaaagaaatactccCTTCTGGTAAATGGTTAAAGCCCTTCACCACATTGTCAGTCATGGTCAGGATTACTGTGGTCATTAAAGCTAGTCTTAAGACTTTTTGtttatgaaacaaaataaaggtGATTAACATTTTTTAGATGGTGCTGTGGTCATTGGCAAGGTTGTGTAAATATTGATGGTTGTCATCCAAACTGAAGATTTTACTATGCAGTTTTGCATGGAAAGGATCTActaattgaagaaaaaaaatatcctaCAGTAGGACCAGTTGTGCGTGCAGCCACTGCTTTCCATATCTGGCATCATAGCTTGTTGTGTTGGCCTGCACGCTGTCCTGCGGGCTGTGTAGAAAGCAAACTGGGGAGGGACATTTCTGCACACCTCTTGAGTTTCTTCAAAGAGCTGCAGAGAGGCACAGGGGAGGAGGGGATATCacagagaggagggaagagaggcGAAATCATCCCATCCTCCGCTTGTGATCAAGGCACTGCTGCTCGGGAGTCCGTGTTCCTCGGCTCTCGCATGTCAAACAGGATAAAATGCTGAAGTTCTTCTCTGCGCGGGATGACGAGAATGAAAGCCTTTTGGGAGCGATAACTGAGGGTAAGAATTGTATTGTTGATTGTAACGGGGTCGAGATGCTTTAGGCTACTTCCCATCCATCGCGTGTGCGTTACAGGATGATGATACTGCGCGTCTGTGTTTGTCACAGAGAATCGCTGATACAGCATTTGGCCGCGCGCGTAGTCCgcatcatctgtgtgtgtgtgtgtgtgtgtgtgtgtgtgtgtgtgtgtgtgtgtgtgtgtgtgtgtgtgtgtgtgtgtgtgtgtgtgtgtgtgtgtgtgtgtgtgtgtgtgtgtgtgtgttgcgcaCATTCCCGTGTGAAGACAGGCTGCGTACATACACGCGCTGTCCGCAGGCTCCTCCAGTAAACATCACCTGAGTGAAGTGTCCTGCTGGGTCTGATGTAACGGGGTGCGGGGGTGAGTGTCGCATTGCCGCCGCTCCGGTTCCTGCGAGCGGATTAAACATTTGCACGTGTGTTGAATGCGTCACTGTCCCGTTCAAGCGATCGCTCCAGTCAGCCGGATCCGTGTATCGCCCTCCGCCGTGTCGGGGAATCTTCACTCTGGAGCCCGCAGCAGGAGCGACACGGCCCGcctttctttttatgttttgtatgtgtgtgtgtgtgtgtaggatcgCTGCAATGCAGGATAACCTGGACAATTAGAATAGATCGTTTACATCAAATAGAAATTAGAAGGGCCAATAATCCCCGGATAGCAGTAGGCTATGTGTATGATTTCTAGTGGTTATTTACTTATTATAAGTCCTGCCTGAGTCATAATAACTCTTCATGAATCACTGGGTGTTACAGCTCAATGAAACACCAGCTATGGACACATGAACTCTCTTTGGTGCTGGTAGGCCTGCCTACTAAACAGTAGGCTAATGGCTATTACGTAACTGCCATGTGAGAGAATGGTGCTGAAACAGTAGGCCTAATTGGCTTTAATCAGAGAAGGTAGTTTACTTTACGTGGAATCTCACGTTGGGATTACGAATGCAGTCATTCAGAATCGAATGGCTCATTAGCTAAAACCCACATGGGCAACCCATGTTTCTCCCATCTGGGGCCCACACTAGCTGGGCCCCAGATGGGCTGATTATGGGTCCCTGCTATTCTACCCATAAGGGTAATAACCATTATGGACTAACTaaataaatagcataatttctcttttagcaaacattgaaaacgtCCCCAAAGACCCGAACATCTTGGGTTAAACAAACTACAATAACAAAGAGACCAGTAATACAATTAATTACCTTtttactttatctgtaaagtgtctcgagataacttgtgttatgatttgatactataaataaaattgaattgaattagacTATATTTACAATGAAATACAGTTCTTTAGGCTACTGTACAGTCAGCTCAACTGAACATGATGTGCAGGTGATGATCAGTGGGAAACAACTGGAATGTGCAAACCATTTGTTACCATGAGCATTTGTTCATTTGCCTTTGTCTTTACCGCCAAAGGCACACAACAGATGGGCCAATACACAGAACCAGTCAAGGTTTTAGTGTGAACACCTGCAAGCCAACAGAAAGAGCATCTGTAAATGCTCATGGTAACATGGTAACAGATGCTATAGGCTAGAGAGCCAATCAAACACAGCGCCACTATTGAACTGCTGGTTCTCTGGGGAACCAGCAGCTATACGTGGTAGCCTATCACAGATTGCTTATACAAGTACGGTTGGTTTTACATCAATATTTAGTCCTCAAGaaacctcttcctcttcttttttttcgacCATGTGGTCTTTTCTGTGAGCTGAAACACACCTCTCAAGGGCGACTGAGTGCTAATGCTGCCTTTAGGGATGATTGAAAGCAACGAGGTGTGTTCGAGGTGATGAAAAAAATGATCACATGCTGTTAAATGGCCACTTAGCACATGTGAACATTTCCACCTAATGAGTCATTATTAATGAGCATACATGCATTGTG is part of the Perca flavescens isolate YP-PL-M2 chromosome 9, PFLA_1.0, whole genome shotgun sequence genome and harbors:
- the btf3l4 gene encoding transcription factor BTF3 homolog 4, with product MNQEKLAKLQAQVRIGGKGSARRKKKVVHRTATADDKKLQSSLKKLAVNNIAGIEEVNMIKDDGTVIHFNNPKVQASLSANTFAITGHAETKQLTEMLPGILSQLGADSLSSLRKLAEQFPRQALDSKAPKAEDIEEEDDDVPDLVENFDEASKNEAN